The DNA segment GTTCACACAGTTGCGAGCAGTTTCAGAGGCCCGTTTCATGGAAGAACACTGCGACAGGATGCAGTCAGCACCAAGGTTTTCGGCAATGCGGGCATAGTCACAGTAGCGGGAAATGATTCCCGGAGTGGTGCCCTTGTTTTCGAGCGCTTCCGCAAGCAGGGTGTCGTCAATGATATTGAAAATCTCAACTTCAGGCACCCAGTCGCGGAAAAACTTCTGCATATCGTTTACCGCGTAGAGGAAGGTGTGAAGTATGGCTACTTTTGGCTTGGCCATCAAAAAACTCCTCAGAATAAAACGTGAAGCAGGGTGCCTTGACGTTGCCCTGCCAGCGGGTAACGGACCTAGTTGGTGACGACGTCCTCGCCTACCGGGTGCTCTTTCTTCACCTGATTGATGAGAGCAACCATGCGATCGACGATAGCCTGGATGTATCTTTCACCCTTTTCTGCCGTAGCAGCAGTAGGATCACCAATAACGCCGTGAACAGCGTGGCGGTACTCAGGACCACTGACAGTGCCTTCGTCGAAGCGGAGCGGCTTGGAAGAGGTCATTTCTGTGGGGCTGGTAACAAAAGAGCGGTCCAGCAGGGATTTGCCGTTTTCTACAACAGCGAGGTCCATGTCGACGTATTCAGGGAAGAGAGACAGGGCAATGGATGTCTCGGCTTCGTCAGCATGCCAGAAAGGTGTGCTGAAGATTTCGTCGTGGATGTCGCGGATTGCGTTCTGGAACATGACGGAAAGAACGTAGTAGCCTTCCTGACCAAGATCCTGAACGGTGTAGTTGGTCACAAATGCCTGACCATGACCAAAGAAAATGATGAACTTTTTGTAACCAGCAACTGCTGCGCCACGGACGATGTCCTTGATCATGGCTTTGCAGGTGTCGTTGGAAAGCGGCACAGTGCCGGGGAAATTCCAGTGGTGATGGGGATGAGCGCCATACCAGGGGCAGGGGAGAAGAATTGCGTCGGTCTCTTCGGCAATGCGTTCGCACATGTCAAAAAGCTGCATGGTATCGTGACCAGTAGGAAGGTGCGGGCCATGCTGCTCGATGGAGCCGAGAGGCAGGATTGCAATGTCACATTTCTTTGCATGTTCAACAACTTCTTTCCAGCTCTTGTGCTGCCACCAAGGGGATGATTTACCTGGCATTTCTATATCCTCCAATAATATTGTTCTTGAAAAAGTTTCTTTCCTTTTTTCTAAAACTGAATGCACGCTAGCACTGGAAAATTTCTTGTGCAAGCGATTTTTGGAATCGTGACCAAAAAACATGAAAAAAGTGAGAGTTCTCAAATGGAAAGTTTCGTGTGATTTTTGAAAAGTTATTTTAAATCAATATATTATGTGAACTCACTCCGGGAGCATAATTTTAAATTATTCTGGAATAATAGGATAAAGATTTGGACTCAAGTGCAGAACTGCAAATTGCGGCAGAATCTCGAAATACACCGCGGCGGTCCATTAGGTTCCACAAGACAGCCAAGCAGCAGGCGCGAGGAGTGGCGGGTGTTTTATTGGGGCGGGGGGGTACGAGACTCCGTCTCGTGCTCTGTAAGAGGCACAGTTTTATTGGGGCGCTGCCCCAAGCCCTGCAAGGGGCGCCGCCCCTTGACCCCGCCCAAGGACGAGGCCCTTGGGAATCCCGCTTTCGCTCAAAAAATACGGCTGAATGGGATGAAAGCTTTGCTTTCCTCTCCATCAGCCGTATTTTTTGAGCTAGTGGGCGTTATGTGTGTTCTTTTTCTTTGCGCCTCAATCCTTTCTTTCTGAACGCCGGGGCGTTCAAAAAGAAAATGGTGGCAATTCGCAGAAGAGAAAGAGGCTCTCGACGTTATTTTCATCAAGTTTGAATTTCATTCACGCGAAGCGTGGAGGGAATTCAAACTCGCTGAGGATACGTAAGGGAATCATTCCCTTACGCGGAGTCCGGGGCTGGCCCCGGCCGGGGTTTGGGGGCTGGCCCCCAACTTCACAACATCAAAAAAAGCCCCCCGCATATTTATGCAGGGGGCTTTGAGCTTTCACTGTATTAGGCGCGTGTGATTAAGCTTCAGCTTCGAGAGCCGTCAGGACGACTTCTTTTTTCTCGCTGAAAGACAGCTCGAATTTGTGTCCATATTTCAACAGAAAGTCTTCATCGGCGATAAAGGGAACGTCGTTGACTTCAATCTGTTCGTCGTCATCTTCTTCAGGTTCGTCCATGCCCAGACCGAGCACGATTTTAGAACCTCAACCACCGCCTACTTTGTATTCACGCAGGCGCACACAGGTGTCGTCGTCTTCATCTTCCAGCATGGTGCGAAGCTTTTCGAGCATCTCATCTGGAACGGTAAGGGTAAACATATGATGTTATCCTCTTAGTTTCGTAATGGTTACACAATAACGGGGTTCAGCCCGTGTCTGGCAAATCTTTCCAGAACGACCTTCAGTTGCTCCGGAGTGTACTGAGACACTTCCGGAAGACTCTTGCCAAGGGCGAGGTACTTGCTTTTGCCAAAGGCGTGGCAGGGCATGATCTCAATTTCGTTGCGATCGAATTCCTTAAAGAACTCAGCCATAGCGGCGATATTTTCTTCGGAATCGTTCATGTTGGGCATGAGAGGCATGCGGATTCGGACCTGCTTACCTGAGGAGAGAGCAGCTCGCATGTTGCGCAAGATTATGGCGTTATCCTGACCTGTCAGCTTTTTGTGCTGTTCTGGGTCCATATGCTTGCAGTCGAAGAGGAAGAGGTCAGCCAGTTCGATGGTTTTGTCGAAGCGTTCTGCGGGGCAGAAGCCACAGGTATCGACTGTGACGTGAAAGCCTTCGTTGTGAACGGCTTCGAGCATATCCAGAAAGAACTGACCGCCAGCGGTGGGTTCGCCACCGCCAAAGGTGACGCCGCCGCCAGAGTTTTCGTAGAAGAGGGAATCTTTCTGAACTTCTTTCATGACCTCTTCGACAGTCATAAGGCGACCAGACATTTCACGCGCCTTGGTCGGGCAGGACTCGGCACACAGACCGCAGTCAGTGCACTTTGCCGTGTCACGGCCAAATTTTTCACCCAGAGGGATAACGGCATCGTTGGGGCACACGTCTTTGCATGTGCCGCAGCCAGTACACTGGGCTTCAAAGTACAGCATCTGGGGAGTGGTTTTTTGAGATTCGGGATTGCTGCACCAGAGGCAGCGTAACGGGCATCCTTTCAAAAACACCGTGGTTCGCAGGCCCGGCCCGTCGTGAATCGACATCCTCTGAATATTGTAGATCATTCCCTGACTCATTCTTGTCTCCACAGATTGTAGCTTTGAGAAATAGTGGGGAGTGCTATTGCGGTCCCCACAGGAAATATGGGGAGAGGGGGCAAGGGCTGTGCCCCCTCTCGAAGGTAATCAGCTTTATCTTTATCCAGCTGAGGCTAAGTTAGTTCTGGTATTCAGTACGCTTAATGATTTCGTTCTGAACACCCTTGTCGAGGCGAGTGAAGTAGGCACTAAAGCCGGCGACGCGGACAACGAGGTCTGCGTAGTTCTCTGGGTTGGCCTGAGCGTCTTTCAGAGTCTCGGAGCTGACGCAGTTGAACTGAATGTGAGAGCCGCCAAAGTCGCAGTAGGTCTTGATAAGGGAGACCAGGGTGCGAGCGCCAAGCGGTCCTTCGAGCACTGCGGGAGAGAACTTCACGTTGAAGTGGTTAGCGCCGTAACGAACGGTGTCGATAGCTTCTGCACCAGACTTGATGAGGGCGGTGATGCCTTCATGGTCGGTGCCAGGCATGGCGGAAACACTGCCGTCAGTCAGTGCAACACCTGCTTTTCTGCCGTTCGGCAGAGCGCCCATCAGAGCACCAAAGTAGTTGTGGTACGACAGGGAGTATGCGTCGAGCGGCGTACGGTGGCCGAGGCAATCCGGACCCTGAGCGTGATGGATGGCGTCAACGTCGCGGTAGTACTGCTGCACGAAGTGCTCGATCTCGGGGTAGTCGTTACCGTGCTTGGGTGCCTCGAAGCACATCTTGCGGATGTCTTCGCGACCCTCGAAGTTGTTCTTCAGGGCGTCGAGAAGTTCCTGCATGGTGAGCTTCTTGGTGTCGAAGACCAGATGCTTGATGGCGAGCAGAGAGTTTGCAGCGTCGATACCAGCAGTCATAATGGGGTTGATCTGAGAGTATTCGCAGCCGCCTTCCTCTTCGCAGATGCCAGTTTCGATGCAGCCATCATACAGGGCAGAGCGGAAGATGCTCGGAACAACCTGGAGGCGTGCCATCTGGCTGAGGTCAGAGTGGTTTCTGGAGACGTGGAAGAGGTGATCGAGCTGCTTTTTGTAAGCGTCATAAACTTCATCGAAGCTCTTGAACTCAGTGGGATCACCAGTTTCAACACCGACCTTCTTGCGGGTCACGGGGCATTTGCCGTTGTTCAGCATGACCTCAACGATCTTGGCGAGGCAGGGCTGGTCTTCCTGAAGGATGAAGCTTCCCTTGCCGCAGATGCCAGTGGAAACGCAGCCGTAGTTACCGCAGTTTCTGGCGTCTTCCAGAGTGATGCCGTTTTCATACTGGGCAAAGCGGGCAAGGTTACGCTCAACAACAGCTGTGTTGTTCAGGATCTGAGGCTGGCCGGAACCGCCACGGATGCACTCGACAACCTTCTTCATGTAGGAATCAGGAAGTTTCGGATGGTAGAGCAGGGTCAGCGTCGGCTGAATGTTCTTCATCTGAATCTGCGTATCGAGCAGAAGCTCTTCCAGTTCGGTGCTGGCGTCATTGCCGTTGGCGTCAACACCACCAATGGTGATGCTCTGGCCGGTGTGGCCGGACAGGGTCAGAGCGTAAGAGTTGCCCTGGTATTCGGCCAGCTCAAGGTGCTTGATCCACTGGAATTTGAGGAGCTTGAGGACCTGATCCTTGGTGAGGTTCCCTTCCTCGATGTCCTTCTTGTAGAAGGGGTACATGTACTGGCCGTAACGACCGGGAGAGGTCGCACATGCCATCTGCTCGATTTCGAGAGCGAGGTGCAGGAACCAGAAGGACTGGATTGCTTCGCGGAAGTTGCGGGCCGGGTATTCAGGGACGCGGCGGCATACTTCTGCAATTTCGAGAAGCTCTGCTTTCTGCTTGGGATCGTTTTCTTCTGCGGCGGTCTTTTCTGCCAGCTCAGCATAGCGGTGAGAGTGAGCAATAACAGCTTCGAAGGTCACGAGCATAGCGCGGTACAGGTCGTGCTTGCTCTTGTTCTTCAGCGTGGTGGGGCAGTTTTCGAAGCGAGAACGAACGTCATCAATCATCCAGCGGAGACCCTTGTTCAGAATCTTCGGGTAGTTTGCGATGCCGGAGCCAGAGGCAACACTGACGTTCTCATAGTACATGCCAGCTTTGGCGTATTTGGAGGGGTTTACGCCGTACTTTTCTTTGTACATCTTGTTGTTCAGATCAATGCAGGTGCGGCCTTTCCATTCCTTGTAGGTCTGTTTCAGCAGCGCTTCGGTCTCGGTGGGGATTTTCATCTCACCGAGGGAGGCCATCTTGGCCATCTGCATTTCCTCTTTGATCCAGGAAACGTTCCACTCGGGGTAAGCGTACACACCAGCGCGAACGCCGGTCAGGGTACCGACAATGGGGTTGCCATCAAGGAAGATGTTCTTCTTGGTCAGAACACGTTCAAAAAGCTTGGCGCGAATATAAAACGTGGATTCACCACGGTACTCTTCGTAAACTTCGTGCAGGAACTGAAGACGTTCGGGGTCCATCACCTGAGGTGCGGACATGAGGAAATCCTTGAGGTCTTTCAGTCGCTGGTCAGCGGTATCCCAGTTGATGCCGTAGCCTTTGGGGCTTGTGGCTTCGGAATTCATTTCACAAGAAGGAGTCGTCATAGCTGTCCCCTGTTGTTGTTAAAAGTATCCAGTGTTATGGTTCAAACTTTTTCTGAAGTAGATTGATTTCGTGGTTCGTTCGCTTGTTACTTTTGTGTCTAGCATAGGGTGTGCCAGAGGTTTCTAGAGTGGGATAAAAGCATGCAAGGGGCTGTAAACGCGGGGATTTTGTGTTTTGACGGGGCTTTTGGCGGGAAAGAAAAAATTTATTTTTTCGAAAAAAAACTTTCTTTTTTTAAAATATTTTTTATTTTTCGGCTCGCAGAGAGGGGCTGGAGAGGAAAAAGTCCATTCAAAATCGAGAAAATGCCCGTCCAAAAGTGCCGAGGTAGTGAAATTTGTATTTTGATCTGAAAAAGTTTGCCAATGTGACCCGGGAAAGCGTTTTGACGCCTGAAATGAAGGCGATATGGGATGATATGGGAATTGGTGTTGCGGTTGTTGATGCGCAGGGGATTTGTGAATACATGAACCCAATTCAGCAGCGAGTTGACGGGTTTAGCCGCATCCC comes from the Desulfobaculum bizertense DSM 18034 genome and includes:
- a CDS encoding creatininase family protein, which codes for MPGKSSPWWQHKSWKEVVEHAKKCDIAILPLGSIEQHGPHLPTGHDTMQLFDMCERIAEETDAILLPCPWYGAHPHHHWNFPGTVPLSNDTCKAMIKDIVRGAAVAGYKKFIIFFGHGQAFVTNYTVQDLGQEGYYVLSVMFQNAIRDIHDEIFSTPFWHADEAETSIALSLFPEYVDMDLAVVENGKSLLDRSFVTSPTEMTSSKPLRFDEGTVSGPEYRHAVHGVIGDPTAATAEKGERYIQAIVDRMVALINQVKKEHPVGEDVVTN
- a CDS encoding ErpA-related iron-sulfur cluster insertion protein (Members of this family, many of which are selenoproteins, show homology to the iron-sulfur cluster insertion ErpA that was described in Escherichia coli.), translated to MFTLTVPDEMLEKLRTMLEDEDDDTCVRLREYKVGGGUGSKIVLGLGMDEPEEDDDEQIEVNDVPFIADEDFLLKYGHKFELSFSEKKEVVLTALEAEA
- a CDS encoding glycyl radical protein, whose product is MTTPSCEMNSEATSPKGYGINWDTADQRLKDLKDFLMSAPQVMDPERLQFLHEVYEEYRGESTFYIRAKLFERVLTKKNIFLDGNPIVGTLTGVRAGVYAYPEWNVSWIKEEMQMAKMASLGEMKIPTETEALLKQTYKEWKGRTCIDLNNKMYKEKYGVNPSKYAKAGMYYENVSVASGSGIANYPKILNKGLRWMIDDVRSRFENCPTTLKNKSKHDLYRAMLVTFEAVIAHSHRYAELAEKTAAEENDPKQKAELLEIAEVCRRVPEYPARNFREAIQSFWFLHLALEIEQMACATSPGRYGQYMYPFYKKDIEEGNLTKDQVLKLLKFQWIKHLELAEYQGNSYALTLSGHTGQSITIGGVDANGNDASTELEELLLDTQIQMKNIQPTLTLLYHPKLPDSYMKKVVECIRGGSGQPQILNNTAVVERNLARFAQYENGITLEDARNCGNYGCVSTGICGKGSFILQEDQPCLAKIVEVMLNNGKCPVTRKKVGVETGDPTEFKSFDEVYDAYKKQLDHLFHVSRNHSDLSQMARLQVVPSIFRSALYDGCIETGICEEEGGCEYSQINPIMTAGIDAANSLLAIKHLVFDTKKLTMQELLDALKNNFEGREDIRKMCFEAPKHGNDYPEIEHFVQQYYRDVDAIHHAQGPDCLGHRTPLDAYSLSYHNYFGALMGALPNGRKAGVALTDGSVSAMPGTDHEGITALIKSGAEAIDTVRYGANHFNVKFSPAVLEGPLGARTLVSLIKTYCDFGGSHIQFNCVSSETLKDAQANPENYADLVVRVAGFSAYFTRLDKGVQNEIIKRTEYQN
- a CDS encoding glycyl-radical enzyme activating protein, whose translation is MSQGMIYNIQRMSIHDGPGLRTTVFLKGCPLRCLWCSNPESQKTTPQMLYFEAQCTGCGTCKDVCPNDAVIPLGEKFGRDTAKCTDCGLCAESCPTKAREMSGRLMTVEEVMKEVQKDSLFYENSGGGVTFGGGEPTAGGQFFLDMLEAVHNEGFHVTVDTCGFCPAERFDKTIELADLFLFDCKHMDPEQHKKLTGQDNAIILRNMRAALSSGKQVRIRMPLMPNMNDSEENIAAMAEFFKEFDRNEIEIMPCHAFGKSKYLALGKSLPEVSQYTPEQLKVVLERFARHGLNPVIV